The window GACGAAGTCGGGTTCGAACTCGCTGGTGCCCAGCAACTGGAGCGTCGCGGTGCGGACGGCGTTGGGGTCGCGGTCGGTGACGTACTCGTGAGCACGCTCGATGGACCCACCCGTGTCGGCGATGTCGTCGATGATCAGGACGTCCTTGCCCTCGACACTCCCTTCGGGCATCGGATAGCGGATCTCCGGCTCCCCGGTCTTCTGGGCGGTTCCCACGTAGTGTTCCATCTTGAGGCTCGTGAGGTCGTCGAGACCGAGGAAATCACAGAGACACCGCCCGGCGAACCAGCCGCCGCGCGCGAGCGCGACCACGACGTCGGGTTCGTACTCGGCGCGCTTGACCTGGTTCGCGACGGCCCGACACCGACCGTAGATATACTCCCAGTTGGTGATGGTGCACGTGAAGTCGTCGGGAAGCTCTGACATGGACTCTGACGGACGAACGCGGTCGGACGTGTTAAGTCGTTGTGTCTTCGGCGACCGAGGTCGTCGACCGTCCCGTCTCGGCCTCGACCTCGCTTCCCGGCACATGAACGCACAACGGTGATGCCGGTCCGTCGGTCACGACCGATACGTTCGAGACCGAGCCGGTCGCGCCGCGCCGTATCGCGACCTCGCCAGCGAGCCGTCCCGCGTTCGGCCCCCTCTCGGGTTCGGAACCTTCTTTATCGACGTCAGTGAGTAACGATCCACGATGGC is drawn from Halococcus salsus and contains these coding sequences:
- a CDS encoding phosphoribosyltransferase, translated to MSELPDDFTCTITNWEYIYGRCRAVANQVKRAEYEPDVVVALARGGWFAGRCLCDFLGLDDLTSLKMEHYVGTAQKTGEPEIRYPMPEGSVEGKDVLIIDDIADTGGSIERAHEYVTDRDPNAVRTATLQLLGTSEFEPDFVGERLDEWTWVVYPWNFIEDMVDLVTRVMGAEPRSLDEIRHLLAEHHEIDRISMEIAQPNRMDEVLIEMERRGVVEAAGDDEWRLAEAAA